In Zobellia roscoffensis, the following are encoded in one genomic region:
- a CDS encoding DUF1501 domain-containing protein: MKEEEKNNENPLKVNRRHFFSQLSVGIGSLALGSLLIPDLFKGGGAQPLAQQPLGIPHFAPKAKRVIYLFQAGGPSQFESFDYKPTLKKRMGEDLPESIRNGQRLTGMTSGQDKFPLMPSATNFKQYGQSGAWVSDYFPHIAKIADEITVVKSMHTDAINHDPAITFFQTGSQISGRPSMGSWMSYGLGSENKNLPSFVVLTSRGKGNSQGLYSKLWSSGFLDSKHQGVMLRSGKNPVLYLNDPDGISRSDKRHLLNEVSQLNKMHHVETGDDEIESRIAQYEMAYRMQMSVPDVMDISKEPESIVKLYGEDCQVPGTYAANALQARRLAENGVRFIQLYHQGWDQHGNLPNAMAGQAKDVDQASAALVMDLKQRGMLEDTLVVWGGEFGRTNFCQGKFDPKDFGRDHHPRAFSIWMAGGGIKPGLNYGKTDEFGYNIVENPVHVHDFHATLMHAMGLDHEQMTYKYQGRRFRLTDVAGNVIKDLLA; the protein is encoded by the coding sequence ATGAAAGAGGAGGAAAAAAACAACGAAAATCCGTTAAAAGTAAACAGGCGTCATTTCTTTTCACAATTGAGCGTGGGTATTGGTTCCCTGGCCTTGGGGTCATTGCTTATTCCTGATCTGTTTAAAGGCGGAGGTGCACAACCTTTGGCACAGCAACCGCTGGGTATTCCTCATTTTGCTCCCAAGGCAAAACGTGTTATCTATCTTTTTCAAGCGGGTGGCCCCTCGCAATTTGAGAGTTTTGACTATAAACCTACGTTGAAGAAACGCATGGGTGAAGATTTGCCCGAATCCATAAGAAACGGACAGCGGTTAACGGGTATGACATCGGGGCAAGATAAGTTTCCGTTGATGCCGTCGGCCACAAACTTCAAGCAATATGGACAGAGTGGGGCTTGGGTCAGTGATTATTTTCCTCATATCGCAAAAATCGCGGATGAGATTACCGTGGTAAAAAGCATGCATACGGATGCTATCAACCATGACCCGGCCATTACTTTCTTTCAAACGGGAAGTCAGATTTCCGGGCGCCCAAGTATGGGGTCATGGATGAGTTATGGACTGGGTAGTGAAAATAAAAACCTGCCTTCTTTTGTGGTTTTGACCTCTAGGGGAAAGGGCAACAGTCAAGGTTTGTATTCCAAATTATGGTCTAGCGGGTTTTTGGATTCCAAACACCAAGGAGTTATGCTGCGTTCAGGAAAGAATCCGGTTTTATATCTGAATGACCCGGATGGAATCTCAAGGTCGGACAAGCGTCACTTGCTGAACGAAGTCTCCCAATTAAACAAAATGCATCATGTGGAAACAGGTGATGACGAAATAGAATCGCGTATTGCCCAATATGAAATGGCATACCGCATGCAAATGTCCGTACCCGATGTAATGGACATTTCAAAAGAACCGGAATCTATTGTAAAGTTGTACGGGGAAGATTGTCAAGTACCGGGCACTTATGCTGCAAATGCTTTACAGGCAAGAAGATTGGCAGAAAACGGAGTTCGCTTTATACAACTGTACCACCAAGGATGGGATCAACACGGTAATTTGCCCAATGCCATGGCGGGGCAGGCGAAAGATGTAGATCAAGCTTCCGCAGCGTTAGTGATGGATTTGAAGCAACGGGGTATGTTAGAGGATACGTTGGTAGTTTGGGGCGGTGAATTTGGAAGGACGAACTTCTGCCAAGGTAAGTTTGATCCAAAAGATTTTGGTCGTGATCACCACCCACGTGCGTTCAGTATTTGGATGGCTGGAGGAGGCATCAAGCCAGGTCTCAATTACGGTAAGACCGATGAGTTTGGTTATAATATTGTTGAGAATCCGGTGCACGTGCATGATTTTCATGCCACCTTAATGCATGCCATGGGATTGGACCACGAGCAAATGACCTATAAATATCAAGGAAGACGTTTCCGATTGACCGATGTTGCCGGGAATGTAATCAAAGACCTATTAGCATAA
- a CDS encoding formylglycine-generating enzyme family protein: MKIQLTKVTLLVCLFGTIFQSCKSSKTVTTAKETVVETTEETVAEKIPAEASVEPSNGYTETVPETDNSFDMVLVPEGTFKMGSPESEANRKADEGPQKEVELDAFYMAKHELTWDLFELFFKQNKELFVKLDDDRVIKIDAITRPSPPYEDPSYGMGKDGFPAVSMSAYSALVYCKWLSTVTGKFYRLPTEAEWEYAAKAGTESAYSFGDDVAQIDEYAVYYKNSDSKYAKVGSKKPNPWGLYDMHGNAAEWTLDEYKEDAYATTEKKNPWVTPAVIHPRSYRGGSWDDDADKLRSSARTASSLKQQKRDPQIPKSFWWFTDSNYVGFRLVSPKVQPSEEEQKKFWQTVLDE, translated from the coding sequence ATGAAAATCCAGTTAACCAAAGTTACCTTACTTGTATGCCTCTTCGGCACAATATTTCAATCGTGTAAATCTTCAAAAACCGTTACTACGGCAAAAGAAACTGTAGTTGAAACTACAGAGGAAACCGTAGCCGAAAAAATACCTGCAGAAGCATCTGTAGAACCTTCAAACGGCTATACGGAAACCGTTCCGGAAACTGACAATAGTTTTGATATGGTGTTAGTGCCAGAAGGAACTTTTAAAATGGGAAGTCCAGAATCGGAAGCGAATAGAAAAGCGGATGAAGGCCCTCAAAAAGAGGTGGAGCTAGATGCTTTTTACATGGCAAAGCATGAGTTGACATGGGATTTATTCGAGCTTTTCTTCAAACAAAACAAAGAGCTCTTTGTTAAACTAGATGATGACCGAGTAATAAAAATAGACGCTATTACACGTCCTAGTCCCCCATACGAAGATCCATCCTATGGTATGGGAAAAGATGGTTTTCCGGCAGTAAGTATGTCCGCCTATTCTGCATTGGTATATTGTAAATGGCTGAGTACCGTAACCGGTAAATTTTATAGACTGCCTACGGAGGCGGAATGGGAGTATGCGGCAAAGGCGGGTACTGAAAGCGCCTACAGTTTTGGTGATGATGTGGCCCAGATAGATGAGTATGCCGTGTATTATAAAAATTCCGATAGTAAATACGCCAAGGTAGGTTCTAAAAAACCAAATCCTTGGGGCTTGTATGACATGCACGGTAACGCCGCTGAGTGGACATTAGATGAATATAAAGAAGACGCTTACGCCACTACGGAGAAGAAAAACCCATGGGTAACACCGGCCGTGATTCACCCGCGATCTTATAGAGGTGGTTCTTGGGACGATGATGCGGATAAATTGCGTTCGTCGGCTAGAACAGCATCTAGTTTAAAACAACAAAAACGTGATCCACAGATTCCAAAGAGTTTCTGGTGGTTTACAGATTCCAATTACGTTGGTTTTAGATTGGTGAGCCCTAAGGTGCAACCTAGCGAAGAAGAACAGAAAAAATTCTGGCAGACGGTTCTAGACGAATAG
- a CDS encoding c-type cytochrome domain-containing protein, with protein sequence MTRILKNRWVDYAILGLSVFLIFCLIFDAYIELPNLVAWLGRWHPLILHFPIVLLLIAVFLGLTGKKVPDQLLVVAVLSALVTAISGFFLGKETPVKGDLLFWHQWLGGGLALVASLWYVLANRGLSGTVYTKVLQVVMVGLVAVTGHYGGMVTHGEEFLALPTTKKEKEIPENPVIYADVVTTILDDKCVSCHNPNKKKGELLMTNLEELLKGGESGQTLIPGDPIKSQLISRLHLPTEDEEHMPPEGKAPLTQNEIEILERWVALGASDTLRFDQLPKSEPLVVLVKDLMEPKAESKWEKLPVVADSTLQNLASDYLTIERMAANSNALSVDVYLPPEYAAEPIIALERIAANIVELDLSGLPIGTVEMDFVSKCQNLEWLEIDKTPVTDAEVKKLETLKNLRLLKVYETSITDKSIAVFKNAQSLKNLYIWKTDISQSALESFKNEKPGLSINYGINPEIEAFFVASDSVAVSK encoded by the coding sequence ATGACCCGTATTCTGAAAAACCGTTGGGTAGACTATGCCATTTTGGGTCTATCCGTATTTCTTATTTTTTGTTTGATTTTCGATGCATATATCGAGCTGCCTAATCTTGTGGCGTGGTTGGGGCGTTGGCATCCGTTGATTCTTCATTTTCCGATTGTACTTCTGTTGATCGCTGTGTTTTTAGGGCTAACAGGAAAAAAAGTTCCAGATCAGTTACTCGTAGTTGCGGTGCTCTCGGCTTTAGTGACTGCCATTTCCGGGTTTTTTCTGGGGAAGGAAACCCCGGTAAAAGGAGATTTGCTCTTTTGGCACCAATGGCTGGGTGGAGGTTTGGCCTTAGTAGCTTCCCTTTGGTATGTTCTGGCGAATAGAGGATTGAGCGGTACGGTGTATACGAAGGTGCTTCAAGTTGTCATGGTCGGTTTGGTAGCGGTTACGGGGCACTATGGCGGAATGGTCACCCATGGGGAGGAGTTTTTAGCACTTCCCACTACTAAAAAAGAAAAAGAGATTCCAGAAAATCCTGTGATTTATGCGGATGTTGTAACCACGATTTTAGATGATAAATGTGTGTCCTGCCACAATCCCAATAAAAAGAAGGGCGAACTGCTCATGACCAATTTAGAAGAGTTGCTAAAAGGAGGGGAGAGCGGTCAGACGCTTATTCCTGGGGACCCCATAAAAAGTCAGCTGATCAGTAGATTGCACCTTCCCACGGAAGACGAAGAACATATGCCACCGGAAGGCAAAGCACCGTTGACCCAAAATGAAATAGAGATTTTGGAAAGATGGGTGGCACTGGGAGCTTCGGATACGTTGCGTTTTGACCAATTACCAAAAAGTGAACCGCTAGTAGTTCTTGTTAAAGATCTTATGGAACCAAAAGCGGAATCAAAATGGGAGAAATTGCCGGTTGTGGCGGATAGTACGTTGCAAAATTTAGCATCAGATTATTTAACCATTGAGCGAATGGCAGCGAATTCTAATGCGTTGAGTGTAGATGTGTATTTACCTCCAGAATATGCGGCAGAACCTATTATAGCTTTAGAACGAATAGCAGCAAATATTGTGGAGCTAGATTTAAGCGGATTGCCAATAGGCACGGTAGAGATGGACTTTGTCTCAAAATGTCAAAATTTGGAATGGCTGGAAATTGATAAAACACCTGTTACAGATGCTGAGGTTAAAAAGCTGGAAACTTTGAAAAACCTTAGACTTTTAAAAGTGTATGAAACTTCCATCACAGATAAAAGTATAGCAGTTTTTAAGAACGCTCAAAGCTTGAAAAATCTCTATATCTGGAAAACGGATATATCACAAAGCGCACTTGAAAGCTTTAAAAATGAAAAACCTGGCCTTTCCATTAATTACGGAATCAACCCGGAAATTGAAGCCTTTTTTGTAGCTAGTGATTCGGTTGCGGTGTCCAAATAG
- a CDS encoding (2Fe-2S)-binding protein: MKISMQVNGQSHVVELTDEYTPLLWVIRDMLGLKGTKFGCGKAACGACTLHVDGEAVRSCSYPIKFAEGKKITTIEGLGDATNPHPVQQAWIEEIVPQCGYCQPGFMMATAALLDKIPNPTDQDIDDNIINVCRCGTYYRMRKAIHLAAEKQSALKTTNEPTNS; this comes from the coding sequence ATGAAAATTTCAATGCAGGTCAATGGGCAGTCGCATGTTGTTGAACTTACCGATGAGTATACCCCTTTGCTGTGGGTTATCCGAGATATGCTGGGACTAAAAGGCACCAAGTTTGGCTGTGGAAAAGCAGCCTGTGGGGCATGTACGCTCCATGTAGATGGCGAAGCCGTTCGGTCCTGTTCCTATCCCATAAAATTTGCGGAGGGGAAAAAAATCACGACTATTGAAGGGCTGGGAGATGCCACAAATCCGCATCCCGTACAACAGGCCTGGATAGAGGAAATTGTGCCACAATGCGGCTATTGCCAGCCGGGTTTTATGATGGCTACGGCCGCATTATTGGATAAAATCCCAAATCCAACAGACCAAGATATAGATGATAATATCATAAACGTTTGTAGATGCGGAACGTATTATAGAATGCGTAAAGCCATTCACCTTGCTGCTGAAAAGCAGAGTGCTTTAAAAACAACCAACGAACCCACAAATTCTTAG
- a CDS encoding PSD1 and planctomycete cytochrome C domain-containing protein — protein sequence MKYKVVILAVLAGLIGFLFMYKKGVFETETNAYADMKLPETVDYNFHIKPILSDNCYTCHGPDANKRKAGLRLDMEEAAFSELKENPGHFPIVSKNVKKSEVYKVIVSDNDDILMPPVDSQLALNSYEKKLIKKWIEQGAKFEKHWAYISPEKDKLPATENTEWAQNEIDGFILSKLEDKGLSPSEKAPLETLIRRISLDLTGLPPLPEKVDKLIAKGDINEIIDTFLALPAYGERMTQSWLDVARYADSHGYQDDSYRTMWPWRDWVIHAFNENLPYDEFLTWQLAGDLLPNATKEQILATGFNRNHPITQEGGIVQEEYRTNYVLDRTNTLGKGILGITLECAQCHDHKYDAISQANYFEMFAFFNQVDEKGLQMTAPPAAKKRYFADPPYIKISKEETENVLSFINMDSLPQINVMVMNDSAPKTTYILNRGQYDQPADSVSPKTPEAIFAFSDDLPKNRLGLAQWLTDTKNPLTARVYVNRIWAMLFGKGLVETAGDFGVQGSLPTHPGLLDWLAVDFMEHKWDTKYLLKKIMQSATYQQKSELRPEIKKADPENKLLARAPRFRMSGEMIRDYILATSGLLNPELGGPSVKPYQPAGLWEETNAGGNRGILTKYIPDQGEDLYRRSLYTFWKRTLPPPNMTIFDAPTRDFSEVKRQKTNTPLQALVLQNDVQVLEAARVLAQRSIKEQPDNPKLVEDLFKRILVRSPRKEELLTLNTYYHSALDQYTNDLESAEKLLAEGDYEQIDVDPAKAAALMLTAQVIYNLDETITKE from the coding sequence ATGAAATATAAGGTAGTTATTTTAGCAGTTTTGGCAGGTCTGATCGGTTTCCTTTTTATGTATAAAAAAGGAGTATTCGAAACGGAGACGAATGCGTATGCAGATATGAAACTTCCAGAGACGGTAGATTATAATTTTCATATCAAACCCATCCTTTCCGATAATTGTTATACCTGCCACGGTCCGGATGCGAACAAAAGAAAGGCGGGCTTACGGTTAGATATGGAGGAAGCCGCTTTTTCTGAACTGAAAGAAAACCCGGGCCACTTTCCTATTGTATCTAAAAATGTAAAGAAAAGTGAGGTGTATAAGGTTATCGTTTCCGATAATGATGACATTCTTATGCCCCCAGTAGATTCGCAATTGGCACTGAATTCCTATGAAAAGAAACTCATTAAAAAATGGATAGAGCAGGGTGCTAAATTCGAAAAACACTGGGCGTATATCTCCCCGGAAAAAGATAAACTTCCAGCAACCGAAAATACAGAGTGGGCACAGAATGAAATAGATGGGTTCATTCTGAGTAAATTAGAGGATAAGGGACTTTCGCCTTCCGAAAAAGCACCCCTAGAAACACTCATACGCAGAATAAGTCTGGACTTAACAGGCTTGCCTCCGCTTCCCGAAAAGGTAGATAAGTTAATTGCCAAAGGCGATATAAATGAAATTATAGACACCTTTTTAGCGTTGCCCGCCTATGGTGAGCGTATGACGCAATCTTGGTTGGATGTAGCGCGTTATGCGGATTCTCATGGGTATCAAGATGATAGTTACCGTACCATGTGGCCGTGGCGTGATTGGGTGATTCATGCCTTCAACGAAAATTTACCTTATGATGAGTTTCTGACCTGGCAATTGGCGGGAGACCTTTTGCCCAATGCTACCAAAGAACAGATTTTGGCTACGGGTTTCAATCGAAATCATCCAATAACTCAAGAAGGGGGTATTGTTCAAGAAGAATATCGTACCAATTACGTTCTGGATCGCACCAATACGCTAGGAAAGGGAATTTTGGGTATTACTTTGGAATGTGCGCAGTGCCATGACCATAAATACGATGCCATTTCTCAGGCCAATTATTTTGAGATGTTCGCTTTTTTTAACCAAGTGGATGAAAAGGGACTACAGATGACCGCTCCTCCAGCAGCAAAAAAAAGGTATTTTGCAGACCCACCTTATATTAAAATTTCCAAGGAGGAAACGGAAAATGTGCTTTCGTTCATTAATATGGATAGTCTTCCTCAAATTAATGTGATGGTGATGAACGATTCGGCACCAAAGACGACTTATATCTTAAATCGTGGGCAGTATGATCAGCCAGCAGATTCTGTGAGTCCGAAAACACCGGAGGCTATTTTTGCTTTCTCCGATGATTTGCCTAAAAACAGATTGGGTCTTGCCCAGTGGCTTACGGATACTAAAAATCCGCTTACGGCACGGGTGTATGTCAATCGTATTTGGGCTATGTTATTTGGTAAGGGGTTAGTGGAAACCGCGGGGGATTTCGGTGTTCAGGGAAGCCTTCCAACACATCCCGGGTTGTTAGATTGGTTGGCAGTAGATTTTATGGAACACAAATGGGACACCAAGTACTTGCTGAAGAAAATAATGCAATCCGCTACCTATCAACAGAAATCGGAATTACGACCGGAAATCAAAAAAGCGGACCCTGAAAATAAATTGTTGGCACGTGCACCTCGTTTTAGAATGAGTGGTGAAATGATTAGAGATTATATTTTGGCTACCAGCGGATTGCTCAATCCGGAGTTGGGTGGCCCCAGTGTAAAACCGTACCAACCTGCGGGTCTGTGGGAAGAAACGAATGCCGGTGGTAACCGGGGAATATTAACGAAATACATTCCCGATCAAGGCGAAGATTTATACCGTCGTTCTCTGTATACATTTTGGAAGCGCACATTACCACCGCCCAATATGACCATTTTTGATGCGCCCACCCGCGACTTTTCGGAAGTGAAAAGGCAAAAAACCAATACGCCCTTACAAGCATTGGTGCTGCAGAATGATGTACAGGTATTGGAAGCGGCAAGAGTTTTGGCACAACGGAGTATTAAGGAACAACCGGATAATCCCAAGTTGGTCGAAGACCTATTTAAACGCATTTTGGTTCGTAGTCCGCGTAAAGAAGAACTATTGACATTGAATACCTATTATCACAGTGCACTTGATCAGTATACAAACGATTTAGAGAGTGCTGAGAAATTGTTGGCCGAAGGCGATTACGAACAGATAGACGTAGACCCTGCAAAAGCAGCGGCATTGATGTTGACCGCTCAAGTTATTTACAACTTAGATGAAACCATTACAAAAGAATAA
- a CDS encoding YceI family protein, giving the protein MKKAVFLVLLVSFTLVSQAQEYTLADASKMTIAGSSTVHDWEVAANTLKATLVYDGKAPKQINLEVAVEDIKSERGAAMDKKMHEALKKEEHPKVTFKLTEVKNTSTLVGSLNIAGTEKTVEVPVTIEKVSEGLKISGQKKLTLQDYGMEPPTAMFGQIIVGDEVTVNFDLIFSKQ; this is encoded by the coding sequence ATGAAAAAAGCAGTTTTTCTAGTACTTCTTGTAAGCTTTACTTTGGTGAGCCAAGCACAAGAATATACACTTGCAGATGCCAGTAAAATGACTATTGCAGGTTCTTCTACCGTTCACGATTGGGAAGTGGCGGCCAATACCTTAAAGGCAACACTGGTATACGACGGAAAGGCGCCAAAACAGATTAACCTTGAGGTGGCGGTTGAGGATATTAAAAGTGAACGTGGTGCGGCAATGGATAAAAAAATGCACGAAGCACTCAAGAAAGAAGAACACCCAAAAGTTACTTTTAAGCTTACGGAAGTAAAGAATACATCAACTTTGGTAGGCTCATTGAACATTGCGGGAACAGAGAAAACTGTTGAAGTTCCGGTAACTATCGAAAAGGTTTCCGAGGGTCTTAAAATTTCAGGACAAAAGAAATTAACGTTGCAGGATTACGGTATGGAGCCGCCTACGGCAATGTTTGGTCAGATTATAGTAGGTGATGAAGTGACGGTTAATTTCGACTTGATTTTTTCAAAGCAGTAA
- a CDS encoding head GIN domain-containing protein, whose protein sequence is MKKLGFLALALFVSAGVLAQKKNTKDLDKFTELKVYDRIIVSLVKSNENKIVITGDDKDEVSISNKNGLLKIKMEFDNFLDGNEAKATLYYTEDLMLLDANENAKIRSDETVKGDRVEIKTQEGGHIDLKVNIKDLYAKSISGGEITLTGSAVQQEVMVNTGGKVYNKQLDTEETSVVVNAGGRADVKASDKVVAKVRAGGSIYIYGNPRSIEKDKVFGGKIKEMD, encoded by the coding sequence ATGAAAAAATTAGGATTTTTAGCCCTTGCTCTGTTCGTTTCTGCAGGAGTTCTGGCACAGAAAAAAAACACAAAAGACTTAGACAAATTTACAGAACTTAAGGTATATGACCGGATAATTGTGAGCCTAGTTAAAAGTAACGAGAACAAGATTGTTATTACGGGAGATGATAAAGACGAAGTTAGCATCTCTAACAAAAATGGCTTGCTCAAAATAAAAATGGAGTTTGATAACTTTCTAGATGGAAACGAGGCCAAAGCTACGTTATATTACACCGAAGACCTGATGCTTTTAGACGCTAACGAGAATGCTAAAATACGTTCTGATGAAACCGTAAAAGGTGATCGTGTGGAAATCAAGACCCAAGAAGGGGGACATATTGATTTAAAAGTGAATATCAAAGACCTTTATGCCAAGTCCATTTCCGGAGGAGAGATAACACTTACCGGTTCTGCCGTGCAGCAAGAGGTGATGGTAAATACAGGAGGTAAGGTTTATAACAAGCAACTTGATACCGAAGAAACTTCAGTTGTGGTTAACGCCGGCGGAAGAGCAGATGTAAAAGCCTCTGACAAAGTAGTAGCCAAAGTACGGGCTGGAGGGTCTATCTATATTTATGGCAACCCAAGAAGTATTGAAAAGGACAAAGTGTT
- a CDS encoding M20 metallopeptidase family protein, translating into MDSQKIKSLAQTYAPEFVVVRRHLHQNPELSFQEYNTCAYLKEQLVSLGVTDIESVATTGLLATINGDKPGKTVLLRSDIDALPILEENKIDYASGNPGVMHACGHDAHSASLLLCAKILLELKGDFSGSVKLLFQPAEELSPGGAIKVMQEKAYVDLGRIPHIGQHVRPDMPVGKVGFRSGKFMASMDELFLTVKGKGGHAAMPEKLIDPVLISSHIIVAAQQLVSRMADPKVPSVLSFGKVIANGAINVIPDEVTIEGTFRTFDETWRKSALERLTKLVTTMAEAMGGSCELKINHGYPHLKNEALLTEDLRSHSQAYLGEENVEELDQWMAAEDFAYYSQQHPACFYMLGVGNVEKNIQSGLHTPTFNMDESALEIGGGLMAWLAIKTLSL; encoded by the coding sequence ATGGATAGCCAAAAAATTAAAAGTCTTGCCCAAACCTATGCGCCGGAGTTTGTAGTAGTGCGCAGGCACTTACATCAAAACCCGGAACTATCATTTCAAGAATATAATACCTGTGCATACCTCAAAGAACAGTTAGTATCACTTGGGGTGACCGATATTGAATCGGTCGCTACAACGGGTCTTCTGGCTACTATAAATGGAGATAAGCCCGGTAAGACGGTGCTATTGCGTTCAGATATTGATGCCTTACCAATTCTTGAAGAAAATAAGATTGACTATGCTTCGGGAAACCCTGGGGTTATGCATGCGTGCGGCCATGATGCACATAGCGCTTCCCTTTTGCTGTGCGCCAAGATTCTTTTGGAGTTAAAAGGTGATTTCTCGGGAAGTGTAAAACTATTGTTTCAACCTGCGGAAGAATTGAGTCCGGGTGGAGCAATTAAAGTCATGCAAGAGAAAGCATATGTTGACTTGGGGCGCATTCCTCACATTGGGCAGCACGTACGGCCAGATATGCCAGTCGGAAAAGTAGGTTTTCGCTCTGGGAAATTTATGGCCAGTATGGACGAACTTTTTTTGACTGTTAAAGGAAAAGGTGGTCATGCCGCCATGCCCGAAAAATTGATTGATCCGGTATTGATATCCTCACATATTATTGTTGCTGCGCAACAACTCGTTAGCCGTATGGCCGATCCCAAAGTACCTTCCGTACTTTCTTTTGGAAAGGTAATTGCCAACGGAGCTATAAATGTAATTCCGGACGAGGTAACCATCGAGGGTACGTTTAGAACTTTTGATGAAACTTGGCGAAAATCGGCATTGGAAAGACTGACCAAATTGGTTACGACTATGGCAGAGGCTATGGGTGGGAGCTGTGAACTTAAAATCAACCATGGGTATCCACATTTAAAAAATGAGGCGCTGCTAACGGAGGATTTACGTAGCCACTCACAAGCGTATTTAGGAGAAGAAAATGTAGAAGAACTAGACCAATGGATGGCAGCGGAAGATTTCGCATACTACAGCCAGCAGCATCCGGCTTGTTTCTATATGCTGGGTGTGGGCAATGTTGAAAAAAATATTCAATCTGGACTTCATACCCCCACTTTTAATATGGATGAATCTGCCTTGGAAATTGGAGGCGGACTCATGGCTTGGCTTGCCATCAAAACACTTTCCCTATAA